One Apostichopus japonicus isolate 1M-3 chromosome 7, ASM3797524v1, whole genome shotgun sequence genomic region harbors:
- the LOC139969788 gene encoding uncharacterized protein, with protein MTYQCSYCDKKVTRAYGLKLHERTHTGEKPFQCSYCDKAFAVTQNWKQHEKTHTGKKSFPCSYCDMTFAQRLLMKRHERIHTGGKPLDYQCSYCDRGYLRKDRLEQHERAHTGEKPYQCSYCNKTFAAKWNWKRHERIHKGDKPHQCNRCDKSFSSFQGWKHHERTHTGDMPFQCSHCDRGFSVYGRFKEHQRKHTGEKPYQCSHCDKAFTASRNLKQHERKHTGEKPYQCSYCDKSFLTNQGLNHHEYSHTGNMPYQCSLCDKAYSRKDKLKQHERTHTGEKPYECKHCDKAFVSFRNQKQHEWTHTGERPYQCSYCDKAFVATRDWKVHERKHTGEKPYQCGHCGKQFCSSQGRKLHEQKHTDEMINQCSYSDEACSTNQSSKQPERSQTPDDTWVFVKLEI; from the coding sequence ATGACTTATCAATGTAGCTACTGTGATAAAAAAGTTACTAGAGCTTATGGTTTGAAATTACATGagagaacacatacaggagagaaaccttttCAGTGTAGCTACTGTGACAAAGCATTTGCTGTGACCCAAAACTGGAAGCAACATGAAAAAACACATACAGGGAAAAAATCTTTTCCGTGTAGCTACTGTGATATGACATTTGCACAACGTTTATTAATGAAGAGACATGAAAGAATACATACAGGAGGGAAGCCTTTGGATTACCAGTGTAGCTATTGTGACAGAGGATATCTTAGAAAGGACAGGTTGGAGCAACATGAAAGagcacatacaggagagaagccttatcaatGTAGTTACTGTAACAAAACCTTTGCTGCTAAATGGAATTGGAAGCGACATGAAAGAATACATAAGGGAGACAAGCCCCATCAATGTAACCGTTGTGATAAATCATTTTCGTCGTTTCAGGGTTGGAAACATCACGAAAGAACGCATACAGGAGATATGCCTTTCCAATGTAGTCACTGCGATAGGGGATTCTCAGTATATGGTCGTTTCAAAGAACATCAAAGAAagcatacaggagagaagccttaccAGTGTAGCCACTGCGACAAAGCATTTACCGCAAGCCGGAATTTGAAGCAACATGAAAGAAagcatacaggagagaaaccttatcaatgtAGCTATTGTGATAAATCATTTTTGACAAATCAGGGTTTGAACCATCATGAGTACTCACATACGGGTAATATGCCTTATCAATGTAGCCTCTGTGACAAAGCATATTCCAGGAAGGACAAGTTGAAgcaacatgaaagaacacatacaggagaaaAGCCTTATGAGTGCAAACACTGTGACAAAGCATTCGTTTCATTCCGGAATCAGAAGCAACATGAATGGACACATACAGGAGAAAGGCCGTATCAATGTAGTTACTGTGACAAAGCATTTGTTGCGACCCGGGATTGGAAGGtacatgaaagaaaacatactggagagaagccttatcagtgtggACACTGCGGCAAACAATTTTGTTCCTCTCAAGGCCGTAAACTGCATGAACAAAAACATACAGACGAGATGATAAACCAGTGCAGCTATTCTGACGAAGCATGTTCTACAAACCAGAGCTCGAAACAGCCAGAGAGAAGTCAAACACCTGATGACACCTGGGTATTTGTCAAGCTGGAAATTTGA